The proteins below are encoded in one region of Paenibacillus albus:
- a CDS encoding DeoR/GlpR family DNA-binding transcription regulator, producing MQSKGEQRRTKMLERIKQAGKASISELMDITESSIATVRRDLEALEQSNLIIRTIGGAVYDEGSGRNNAAELAFADKRSVSKEGKERIAADAATLVEEGDVICLTGGTTTFLIAKALKNHQNITVVTNAVNIAAELFDAEGVQVVVSGGVMRHKSYELIGPLAESVIEKLNITKMFLGVDGVSREHGFTTHSELEARIAQLFIARSSQVYAVYDQTKLQKSALFTIIPYDGVTGVITDL from the coding sequence ATGCAATCAAAGGGTGAACAGCGCCGAACCAAGATGCTCGAGCGCATTAAACAAGCCGGCAAAGCTTCGATTAGCGAGCTGATGGACATAACCGAGAGCTCGATAGCCACGGTCCGCCGCGATCTAGAGGCGTTGGAGCAATCGAATCTTATCATCCGTACCATCGGCGGGGCGGTCTACGATGAGGGCAGCGGCCGAAACAACGCGGCAGAGCTTGCTTTTGCCGACAAAAGATCCGTCAGCAAGGAAGGCAAGGAGCGCATCGCTGCCGATGCTGCCACACTTGTTGAAGAAGGCGACGTCATCTGCCTGACGGGCGGCACGACGACTTTTCTCATTGCGAAGGCGCTCAAGAACCATCAAAATATTACGGTCGTCACGAACGCCGTTAATATTGCTGCGGAATTATTCGATGCTGAAGGTGTCCAAGTCGTCGTATCCGGCGGCGTTATGCGGCATAAGAGTTATGAGCTGATCGGGCCGCTCGCGGAGAGCGTTATCGAGAAGCTTAACATAACGAAGATGTTCCTCGGTGTCGACGGCGTCTCGCGTGAGCACGGATTTACCACGCATTCTGAGCTGGAAGCCCGCATTGCTCAGCTGTTCATCGCGCGGTCAAGCCAGGTGTATGCCGTCTATGACCAGACAAAGCTGCAGAAGTCGGCACTGTTCACGATCATTCCATACGATGGCGTCACAGGTGTAATTACGGACCTCTAA
- a CDS encoding extracellular solute-binding protein — MMRWRWTSYLLAASMLASVAACSGNNAANLPDAGAGNTSISQDESTRISYMDGMWDAQIPAPDGEAVQAIDAKFGIDFKPQFYYMQEYPDKLAVTMASGELPDMIGLESPDSRFVKWAKQGAFLKLNDLIAQYPTLSKIPQSVWSSVSVDGSIYAIPRWFTKKYGKRPVIRKDWLDNLGLKMPTNYKELLDVLIAFTRDDPDRNGKDDTIGLGMSSAGTGLLYGAAMGVGYDSAAWYYRNGAGQLIPGTITASNKEQVQFLAQLYKAGGIAKDWAVSKMSDVRDAFFTGQIGMYFEQPYDFNEKRFTGLRELQPSAELAVIPPFVQDDGQSGYLSSGKGIYQMITLNAALQQNPKKADLILGMLDYMSTWIPWENRGPDNPDFDWQYGGVGKGYEMQGGIPVEKVDAQNSRPKNYLIGRYWAPNDEALQPQNAVTDPLAKQFVADAVETLEHVKIYKNPVDYIDSPKRNELESELEEAFTDHVTRMIIGGEPLANWDAAVDEYLQNGGQAIIDEVNALMKKNGIEPGWE, encoded by the coding sequence ATGATGAGATGGAGATGGACTTCATACCTGCTTGCTGCTTCAATGCTCGCCTCCGTTGCAGCTTGCAGCGGCAATAATGCAGCTAATCTGCCGGACGCAGGCGCTGGCAATACGAGTATTAGCCAAGATGAATCCACGCGTATTTCCTACATGGACGGCATGTGGGATGCCCAAATTCCTGCGCCGGACGGGGAAGCCGTGCAAGCGATTGACGCGAAATTCGGCATCGATTTCAAGCCGCAATTCTACTATATGCAAGAGTATCCAGACAAGCTCGCAGTAACGATGGCCAGCGGAGAGCTGCCGGATATGATTGGCTTGGAAAGTCCCGACAGCCGATTCGTGAAGTGGGCGAAGCAGGGAGCTTTTCTCAAGCTGAACGATCTCATTGCTCAATACCCGACATTGTCCAAAATCCCCCAAAGCGTATGGAGCTCGGTTTCCGTTGATGGCAGCATCTATGCGATTCCGCGCTGGTTCACGAAGAAATACGGCAAGCGGCCCGTCATTCGCAAGGATTGGCTGGATAACCTCGGACTTAAGATGCCGACCAATTATAAGGAACTGCTCGATGTGCTTATAGCCTTCACCAGAGATGATCCCGACCGGAACGGCAAGGATGATACAATCGGCCTCGGCATGTCTTCAGCCGGAACGGGCCTCTTGTATGGGGCGGCTATGGGTGTTGGGTACGATTCGGCCGCTTGGTATTACCGTAACGGTGCAGGGCAGCTTATTCCGGGCACCATCACGGCAAGCAACAAGGAGCAGGTGCAGTTTCTGGCACAGCTGTACAAAGCCGGGGGAATAGCGAAGGATTGGGCGGTTTCGAAGATGAGCGATGTGCGCGATGCGTTCTTTACCGGGCAGATCGGGATGTACTTCGAGCAGCCCTATGATTTCAACGAGAAACGGTTCACAGGTCTGCGAGAGCTTCAGCCTTCCGCAGAGCTTGCCGTTATTCCGCCATTCGTGCAGGATGACGGTCAGAGCGGCTACCTCTCCAGCGGTAAAGGGATCTACCAAATGATAACGTTGAATGCGGCGCTGCAGCAGAATCCGAAGAAGGCTGACCTGATTCTTGGCATGCTCGATTATATGAGTACTTGGATTCCTTGGGAGAATCGGGGACCGGACAATCCGGACTTCGACTGGCAGTACGGCGGCGTTGGCAAAGGCTACGAGATGCAAGGCGGCATTCCGGTCGAGAAGGTGGATGCGCAGAATTCGCGCCCCAAAAACTATCTAATCGGCCGGTACTGGGCGCCAAACGATGAAGCGCTGCAGCCGCAGAACGCGGTTACCGATCCGCTGGCGAAGCAGTTCGTAGCAGATGCCGTGGAGACTCTGGAGCATGTGAAAATCTATAAAAATCCAGTAGATTACATCGATTCGCCGAAGCGAAACGAGCTGGAGTCGGAGTTGGAGGAAGCTTTCACCGATCATGTGACGCGAATGATCATCGGCGGGGAACCGCTTGCGAATTGGGATGCCGCGGTGGACGAGTACCTGCAAAACGGCGGGCAAGCGATCATTGACGAGGTCAATGCGTTGATGAAGAAGAACGGGATTGAGCCGGGCTGGGAATGA
- a CDS encoding helix-turn-helix domain-containing protein: MAPTERLRRASNSLFLQLLLSFLAILVPLIAFFFFSFTYITNHATDEVIKYNTLSLNKTIDKYENHFSQIRNIGLDLLLDEKLDTLNRPTIDYLNARALMRTINGYLSHKEIAVQNILIYLKKSNFVISGDRGVRADELFSKFYQSNVYTPAYWSKQFSGSGSLSIEPASDFKEKIGSSISAKGRYMPVVIRNAFFPDYQVIVMLDVGLMQKEFQDSPEDSFLMFDSGGLQLSAENVGDKMQTMPLKPSAITTSYVKKDGFYYFHKRGSVTGIQYMKIVQGTQISAQISQINKVLLSLLLLFAAVSICAAWFFTKRFHNPIKSIMQSIQQLNAASHAESNIHEFKYIQTEVRNLVETSNTIDYANARKNSLLRYYAFLNKLKNINLKDQEYYDFNIQGPYRLLLFRLQFTPRFFREIDSDESKASLFVREYLDTHLKEHVETQTIQLEHDLILSLVIGDELQEESPSFLASLKAVFDLDQRYWSMTIGVGSLYRSSSDLTRAYEQVRMIMEYRKLGYSTQILTVNDAPPDYQAAMSALQEQELQANLSAGNEEGVLRLLTKVLGVLEKKGATANQCYDLAEGIVQLAAKTVSSMQLDLQGYKGCLTSLGKLRCCCTIDELQSYLTSLLTYVVARIQEKKSEKDNIIAFVMSYTEQHYQHDITLDILSDKLGISASYLSTYFKMKTGTNFIDYINNYRIELAKSLLRAADLRIQDIALQVGYQNINSFNRMFKKISGVTPSEFRKQQYILES, from the coding sequence ATGGCCCCAACCGAGCGCCTCAGGCGAGCTTCGAACTCCTTGTTTCTGCAGCTGCTGCTTAGCTTTCTAGCCATCCTGGTGCCACTCATCGCCTTCTTTTTCTTCTCCTTCACGTATATCACCAACCACGCCACCGACGAAGTAATCAAATACAATACACTCAGCTTAAACAAAACGATCGACAAATACGAGAATCATTTTAGCCAAATCCGTAATATCGGTCTGGATCTGCTGCTTGATGAGAAGCTCGATACGCTGAACCGACCGACCATTGATTATTTGAACGCACGTGCCTTGATGCGAACCATTAACGGCTATCTCAGCCATAAAGAGATTGCGGTGCAGAACATTCTGATCTACCTTAAGAAAAGTAATTTCGTTATATCCGGTGACCGCGGCGTCCGTGCGGACGAGCTGTTCTCCAAGTTCTATCAGAGCAATGTGTACACGCCGGCTTACTGGTCCAAGCAATTCAGCGGGAGCGGCAGCCTAAGCATTGAACCAGCGTCTGACTTCAAAGAGAAGATAGGCAGCAGCATATCCGCCAAAGGCCGGTATATGCCTGTCGTCATCCGCAACGCGTTCTTCCCGGATTATCAAGTTATTGTCATGCTCGATGTCGGCCTCATGCAGAAGGAGTTCCAAGATTCTCCCGAGGATTCGTTCCTCATGTTCGATTCAGGCGGCTTGCAGCTCTCAGCGGAGAACGTCGGCGATAAAATGCAAACGATGCCATTAAAACCATCTGCAATCACGACAAGCTATGTCAAGAAGGATGGCTTCTATTATTTTCACAAGCGAGGCTCTGTTACAGGCATTCAATATATGAAGATCGTCCAAGGCACTCAGATCTCTGCGCAGATTAGCCAAATTAACAAGGTCCTTCTCTCTCTGCTCCTCCTGTTCGCTGCGGTCAGCATCTGCGCTGCCTGGTTCTTCACCAAGCGGTTCCACAATCCGATTAAGAGCATTATGCAATCCATCCAGCAGCTGAATGCAGCCTCCCATGCGGAGAGCAATATTCATGAATTCAAATATATCCAGACTGAGGTCCGTAATCTCGTGGAGACAAGCAATACGATTGATTACGCCAACGCCCGCAAAAACTCGCTGCTGCGCTATTACGCCTTTCTGAACAAGCTCAAGAACATTAACTTGAAGGATCAGGAATATTACGATTTCAACATTCAGGGGCCATACCGGCTGCTGCTGTTCCGGCTGCAATTCACCCCGCGCTTCTTCCGGGAGATTGATAGCGATGAGAGCAAGGCTTCCCTCTTCGTCCGGGAGTATTTGGACACTCACCTGAAGGAGCATGTGGAGACACAGACGATTCAGCTCGAGCATGATCTCATCTTGTCGCTTGTCATTGGTGACGAATTGCAAGAGGAGTCCCCATCGTTCCTCGCCAGCTTGAAGGCTGTCTTCGACCTTGACCAACGCTACTGGTCCATGACAATTGGGGTCGGCAGCTTATACCGAAGCTCCTCTGACTTAACGCGCGCCTATGAGCAGGTGCGGATGATTATGGAGTACCGCAAGCTCGGGTATTCTACTCAGATCTTGACGGTTAACGATGCACCTCCGGATTATCAAGCGGCAATGAGTGCGCTTCAGGAACAGGAGCTGCAAGCAAATCTATCGGCAGGCAACGAAGAAGGGGTCCTTCGTCTCCTTACTAAAGTGCTCGGCGTGCTGGAGAAGAAGGGGGCTACAGCTAACCAATGCTATGATTTGGCAGAGGGTATCGTTCAACTGGCAGCGAAGACGGTTTCGTCTATGCAGCTAGACTTGCAGGGCTATAAGGGATGCCTCACTTCCCTCGGCAAGCTTAGGTGCTGCTGCACAATAGATGAGCTTCAATCGTACTTAACCTCGCTCCTGACTTATGTGGTTGCCCGCATTCAAGAGAAGAAGTCGGAGAAGGACAATATCATCGCATTCGTGATGAGCTATACGGAGCAGCATTATCAGCATGACATCACACTTGATATTCTGTCGGATAAGCTTGGCATCTCAGCCAGCTACTTATCGACCTACTTCAAGATGAAGACAGGCACGAACTTCATCGACTACATCAACAACTACCGGATCGAGCTTGCCAAGTCGCTGCTGCGGGCAGCAGATCTGCGCATTCAAGACATTGCTCTGCAGGTCGGCTACCAGAATATTAATTCGTTTAATCGGATGTTCAAAAAGATTAGCGGTGTCACGCCGAGCGAATTCCGCAAGCAGCAATATATCTTGGAAAGCTAA
- a CDS encoding zinc-dependent alcohol dehydrogenase: protein MTQKLIAVSPRKAALVGYEDDAVQAHQVKVQLQYASPKHGSELAEFRGESPHMNDYYDDEWHAFLPRDETNKSDTFGKWNLGNQWVGVIVEAGADVTDYKVGDRVCGYGGIRETHIVNAVDNYYLLKMPESMPWKNALCFDPAQFALSGIRDSGMRIGDTVAIFGLGALGALAAQFARLGGASYVAVIDPIAKRREAAIRAGAHAAFDPISQDIGLELKKATGKLGVDVIIETSANEQALQSSLRGLAYGGTIAYVGWARAFKGGLDFGREAHFNNAKIIFSRACSEPNPDHPRWSWRRIENECWAILQGKQINCEEIINPVIPFLECAEGYEEFVDQHPERSVKLGVTFS, encoded by the coding sequence ATGACTCAGAAATTGATAGCGGTTTCTCCTAGAAAAGCAGCATTGGTCGGATATGAGGATGATGCCGTTCAGGCGCATCAAGTGAAGGTTCAACTTCAATACGCTTCTCCGAAGCACGGCTCCGAGCTCGCAGAGTTTCGCGGTGAGAGCCCGCATATGAATGATTACTACGATGATGAATGGCATGCTTTTCTCCCGAGGGATGAGACGAACAAGTCCGATACCTTTGGCAAATGGAACCTGGGCAACCAATGGGTCGGCGTTATTGTGGAGGCCGGCGCGGATGTGACGGATTATAAGGTTGGAGACAGAGTGTGCGGGTACGGTGGCATTCGCGAGACGCATATCGTGAACGCGGTCGATAATTACTATTTGCTCAAGATGCCGGAGTCTATGCCTTGGAAGAACGCGCTGTGCTTCGATCCTGCCCAGTTCGCGCTCAGCGGAATTCGGGACAGCGGGATGCGGATCGGAGATACGGTAGCGATATTCGGGCTTGGAGCCCTTGGCGCTCTTGCGGCGCAATTCGCGCGCCTTGGAGGAGCTAGCTACGTGGCCGTCATCGACCCGATCGCCAAGCGGCGGGAGGCGGCGATTCGGGCTGGAGCTCATGCTGCATTCGATCCAATATCACAGGATATTGGGCTCGAATTGAAGAAGGCAACCGGCAAGCTCGGCGTCGATGTCATCATTGAAACGAGCGCGAATGAGCAGGCGCTTCAATCCTCTCTGCGCGGATTGGCTTACGGCGGAACAATCGCTTACGTCGGATGGGCTCGCGCCTTCAAGGGCGGACTTGATTTTGGCCGGGAAGCGCATTTCAATAACGCGAAGATCATCTTCTCCCGCGCATGCAGCGAGCCAAACCCTGACCATCCGAGATGGAGCTGGAGAAGGATCGAGAATGAATGCTGGGCGATTCTGCAGGGGAAACAGATCAACTGCGAGGAAATCATCAACCCGGTCATACCGTTCCTCGAATGTGCGGAAGGCTACGAAGAGTTCGTCGATCAGCATCCGGAAAGAAGCGTTAAGCTGGGTGTGACTTTCTCATAA
- a CDS encoding Gfo/Idh/MocA family oxidoreductase, with the protein MSGSRNEKSNKIRVGVIGCGWHSRAAHGPSLKQYNAEHSELQLAACCDVDAEAAESYRTDFGFDSAYTSYEIMLAEERLDAVWVLVPEQLTTVVSLKVMDAGAALLLEKPPGINTAEVIQLCEQAKLKNIKHRVAFNRRHVPLVRKLISKLQAQAQQGKRIYSLTYDMIRVKRTDHDFSTTAIHAIDAAKWIAGADYESLRFRYDDLSAISAGLVNITAEGTFRNGIRAQLNCYPHSGMARELVTVRGEGFTYELHMPLMENAGSFVGLICSERGHVESISAAEDWQLAFGFYDENASFLDALREGGAHLLGLEGDLHSSIQSVEIMDTIRGRAEAYYG; encoded by the coding sequence ATGAGCGGAAGCAGGAACGAAAAGAGTAACAAAATCAGAGTTGGCGTGATCGGCTGCGGCTGGCATTCCCGTGCGGCGCATGGCCCCAGCTTGAAGCAGTATAATGCGGAGCACTCCGAGCTTCAGCTTGCGGCCTGCTGTGATGTTGACGCGGAAGCGGCAGAGTCCTACCGTACAGACTTTGGCTTTGATAGCGCCTATACCAGCTACGAGATCATGCTCGCGGAGGAGCGGCTGGATGCGGTTTGGGTCCTCGTTCCCGAGCAGCTGACGACTGTAGTCTCGCTCAAGGTCATGGACGCAGGCGCAGCATTGCTGCTGGAGAAGCCGCCGGGCATCAATACGGCGGAGGTCATTCAACTATGCGAGCAAGCGAAGCTGAAGAACATCAAGCATCGCGTGGCCTTCAATCGGAGGCATGTTCCGCTTGTACGCAAGCTGATCAGCAAGCTTCAAGCACAAGCGCAGCAGGGCAAACGCATCTACAGCCTGACGTATGACATGATCCGCGTGAAGCGAACGGATCATGATTTCTCCACGACCGCGATCCACGCGATCGATGCGGCGAAGTGGATTGCAGGCGCCGATTACGAGAGTCTTCGTTTCCGCTACGATGATCTGTCTGCGATAAGCGCTGGGCTTGTGAATATCACTGCGGAAGGCACATTCCGAAATGGAATTCGAGCACAGCTCAATTGTTACCCTCACTCAGGCATGGCAAGGGAGCTGGTAACGGTGCGAGGCGAGGGCTTCACCTACGAGCTGCATATGCCGCTCATGGAGAATGCCGGAAGCTTCGTTGGACTGATCTGCTCAGAGCGGGGACATGTCGAGTCTATCTCAGCCGCGGAAGACTGGCAGCTTGCATTCGGTTTTTATGATGAGAATGCTTCATTCCTGGACGCTCTTCGAGAGGGAGGGGCTCATCTACTCGGACTCGAGGGAGATCTCCATTCATCCATCCAATCGGTCGAAATCATGGATACGATTCGCGGGCGCGCTGAAGCTTACTACGGTTAG
- a CDS encoding carbohydrate kinase family protein: MRNTNTNTHANTLRPADGADYRYTRLIGTGGIGSGMLFQLTDEHTLGRNESRLGVLTDSRDYCKLHIICHYPAVLLGRGGFAVYPIGKVGKDAEGFALLAQLEDTGMSIAHVEIAEAVRTLFSVCFQYPDLSGGNLTTANSASGLVAALDIERALQELPPGAGELVLAAPEVPIEARIALLAEGRARGSFTVASVLAAEAETFGRLGGYRLTDLLAVNREEARRIAGLDEACADGGVIAERCYNALKAEQPEIRLIMTDGADGCYSYEAGRCIHTPSLRVEAVSTAGAGDALLGGVISGLCCGLPFMKEQSLGPGAVFGETPLSSAVELGVLLAALSVTSPHSIHPDADARLLGSFANENGLALNDAFRSMLQIKEESEDGV, from the coding sequence ATGAGGAACACGAATACGAACACGCATGCGAATACGCTTAGGCCTGCAGATGGAGCGGATTACCGATACACGAGGCTCATTGGAACTGGAGGTATCGGCTCGGGCATGCTGTTTCAGCTAACGGATGAGCATACGCTCGGCAGGAACGAGAGCAGGCTAGGCGTGCTGACGGATAGCCGGGATTACTGCAAGCTGCATATCATTTGCCATTATCCGGCCGTGCTGCTTGGGAGAGGCGGCTTCGCGGTGTATCCGATCGGCAAGGTGGGCAAAGACGCCGAAGGCTTCGCGCTGCTCGCACAGCTAGAGGATACGGGCATGTCCATCGCTCACGTCGAGATAGCGGAAGCTGTGCGGACGTTGTTCAGCGTTTGCTTCCAATATCCCGATCTGTCAGGTGGCAACCTCACGACGGCAAACAGCGCGAGCGGACTGGTAGCGGCGCTTGATATCGAGCGCGCCTTGCAAGAGCTGCCGCCAGGAGCAGGCGAGCTTGTGCTGGCCGCGCCGGAAGTGCCGATTGAAGCGCGCATCGCGCTTCTTGCCGAGGGCCGCGCGAGGGGCAGCTTTACTGTTGCCTCGGTGCTTGCCGCCGAGGCGGAGACGTTCGGCCGGCTTGGCGGCTACAGGTTGACCGATCTTCTCGCGGTCAATCGCGAAGAGGCTCGCCGCATTGCCGGGCTGGATGAAGCTTGCGCGGACGGCGGCGTAATTGCCGAGCGCTGCTATAACGCTTTGAAGGCTGAGCAGCCGGAGATTCGGCTCATTATGACGGACGGTGCTGATGGCTGCTACAGCTATGAAGCAGGCCGGTGCATACATACGCCATCGCTGCGGGTCGAAGCTGTCAGCACAGCCGGCGCGGGAGATGCTCTGCTAGGCGGCGTGATTAGCGGATTGTGCTGCGGGCTTCCTTTTATGAAGGAGCAATCCCTAGGCCCGGGCGCTGTCTTCGGCGAGACGCCGCTATCAAGCGCAGTGGAGCTTGGCGTGCTGCTTGCCGCGCTCTCTGTCACCTCGCCGCATTCGATCCATCCGGATGCGGATGCAAGGCTGCTCGGAAGCTTCGCAAACGAGAACGGCCTTGCGCTGAACGATGCTTTTCGCAGCATGCTGCAGATAAAGGAGGAGAGCGAAGATGGCGTATAA
- a CDS encoding 6-phosphogluconolactonase, whose protein sequence is MSQIDVKQLYEWCKVPVSELSYHPKRMIPLRIVADSAAMGMCMARDFAEDVKRANEEARPFRAIVPCGPKAWYEPFVRIVNEERISLARMTVFHMDECLDWQGRELHPDDPYNFRSFMEQHFYGGIDAELAVPEEQRYFPVPSAMEKIKAKLAEAPIDLTLGGWGQDGHLAYNQARRNPYSAITVEQLRSSEMRVQDNNADTIIALAQRTYGGAYQFVPPMSITLGMKECLSARKVRIYSDTGAWKQTALRVALFAAETAEYPMTLLQSHPDALITATVETATHPISEHPEWAFNGVNV, encoded by the coding sequence ATGAGCCAGATTGATGTGAAACAATTGTACGAATGGTGCAAAGTGCCGGTATCCGAGCTGAGCTACCACCCGAAGAGGATGATTCCGCTGCGGATCGTGGCCGATTCTGCTGCAATGGGCATGTGCATGGCGAGGGATTTCGCCGAGGACGTCAAGCGAGCGAATGAGGAAGCTCGGCCGTTTCGCGCGATTGTGCCCTGCGGGCCAAAAGCGTGGTATGAGCCGTTCGTTCGCATCGTGAATGAGGAGCGAATCTCTCTTGCACGGATGACTGTGTTTCATATGGATGAGTGTCTCGATTGGCAAGGGAGAGAGCTTCATCCTGATGATCCTTACAATTTCAGATCGTTTATGGAGCAGCATTTCTATGGCGGCATCGACGCCGAGCTTGCGGTTCCCGAGGAGCAGCGGTATTTTCCGGTGCCATCGGCCATGGAGAAGATCAAGGCGAAGCTTGCTGAAGCGCCGATTGATCTGACACTCGGCGGCTGGGGGCAGGACGGGCATCTCGCCTACAATCAGGCGCGCAGGAATCCTTACAGCGCGATAACGGTGGAGCAGCTGCGCAGCTCGGAAATGCGCGTACAAGATAACAATGCCGATACGATCATTGCGCTCGCGCAGCGTACATACGGAGGAGCGTATCAGTTCGTGCCGCCGATGTCGATCACGCTTGGAATGAAGGAATGCCTATCGGCCCGCAAGGTGCGGATCTACAGCGATACCGGAGCTTGGAAGCAGACCGCGCTGCGGGTCGCGCTATTCGCGGCGGAAACGGCGGAGTATCCGATGACGCTGCTGCAATCGCATCCCGACGCGTTAATTACGGCAACGGTGGAGACAGCGACGCATCCGATTTCCGAGCATCCGGAATGGGCGTTCAACGGGGTGAATGTATGA
- a CDS encoding Gfo/Idh/MocA family protein — protein sequence MIHAAVIGAGSRGMFGLGSYALRKPHEIKFIAVAEPNDERRLKFAEMYGIAPDKQFKSWEELLNQPKLCEALLICTMDQEHFEPTMKALETGYHILLEKPMSPNPKEALLMAEEAERRKRILTICHSMRYSNYFSTVKRLVTQGAVGKLMTIHWTENVGFAHQAHSFVRGNWRNSSLSSPMLLQKCCHDLDYLKWIIGGNCKSVSSYGSLSYFREENAPEGSTARCTDGCKVEHECPVSAIKLYLNEKDEWPQNVVSLKPTIEARLHALKHGPYGRCVFRCDNDVVDHQVVNMLFDNEVTVAFTMTAFTRDTSRSFKIMGTTGELLGHSGTNEIEIRHFSGKTEIIRPEQQEGSHSGADSVLMQSFVRQVETETDGVSSGLESAHSHLLVFAAEQSRLTGETVSFERYIEELKTMA from the coding sequence ATGATACACGCTGCAGTAATCGGAGCAGGCAGTCGGGGAATGTTCGGCCTCGGATCATACGCGCTGCGCAAGCCGCATGAGATCAAGTTCATTGCAGTCGCGGAGCCGAATGACGAGCGCAGGCTGAAGTTCGCGGAGATGTACGGCATTGCGCCGGATAAGCAGTTCAAGAGCTGGGAGGAGCTGCTTAATCAGCCCAAGCTGTGCGAGGCGCTGCTCATCTGCACGATGGACCAGGAGCATTTCGAGCCGACGATGAAGGCGCTTGAGACCGGCTATCATATCCTGCTGGAGAAGCCGATGTCGCCGAATCCGAAGGAAGCGCTGCTTATGGCGGAAGAGGCAGAGCGCCGCAAACGAATACTGACCATTTGTCATAGCATGCGATACTCCAATTACTTCAGCACCGTTAAGCGTTTGGTCACGCAAGGCGCCGTCGGCAAGCTGATGACGATTCATTGGACGGAGAACGTCGGCTTCGCGCATCAAGCGCACAGCTTCGTGCGGGGCAATTGGCGCAATAGTTCGTTGTCCAGCCCCATGCTGCTGCAAAAGTGCTGCCACGATCTCGATTATTTGAAGTGGATTATCGGCGGTAATTGCAAGAGCGTCTCCTCCTACGGCAGCTTGTCGTATTTCCGCGAGGAGAACGCGCCGGAAGGGTCAACCGCCAGATGCACCGACGGCTGCAAGGTGGAGCATGAATGTCCGGTGTCCGCGATTAAGCTCTATTTGAACGAGAAGGATGAATGGCCGCAAAATGTCGTCTCGCTCAAGCCGACGATCGAAGCGCGGCTGCATGCTCTAAAGCATGGCCCTTACGGAAGATGTGTGTTCCGCTGTGATAACGATGTTGTCGATCATCAAGTCGTGAATATGCTGTTCGATAACGAAGTGACGGTCGCCTTTACGATGACGGCCTTCACGCGCGATACGAGCCGTTCCTTCAAAATCATGGGAACGACCGGCGAGCTGCTCGGCCATTCCGGCACGAATGAAATTGAGATTCGCCATTTCTCCGGCAAGACCGAGATCATTCGGCCAGAGCAGCAGGAAGGCTCGCATAGTGGAGCCGATTCAGTGCTGATGCAGAGCTTTGTCAGGCAAGTGGAAACGGAGACGGACGGCGTCAGCTCAGGACTGGAATCCGCGCACAGCCACCTGCTCGTTTTTGCCGCTGAGCAATCGCGTTTGACTGGCGAGACCGTAAGCTTCGAGCGTTATATCGAGGAATTGAAGACGATGGCGTAA
- a CDS encoding AraC family transcriptional regulator, giving the protein MLLEHASLHIHEFDIHSRRELKELRRVLPFYVMSYHKEGKAALRIGNVSYPIDTGHVVLIPPYVEHDHYKDTNEESIFLWWHFTFQIAGLIDVFRLFQLPLIFKLENTTEFEQAFLQFQNSATSRNAAPGFLPTRILEKAKSLELLYHILVSAMNENAVNRPDPHTNSFLEILAQMIQHPEQELSLGKIAQKVQMHPTYVSNRFKELFGKSPIQVHREMRVLKAKTLLRTSDLSIGEIALAAGFSGIPTFSRLFKSYVGVPPSQYRELNKPLGFHT; this is encoded by the coding sequence ATGCTGCTCGAGCATGCGTCGCTGCATATTCACGAGTTCGACATTCATAGCCGAAGAGAACTGAAGGAGCTCCGCCGCGTCCTCCCCTTTTATGTCATGTCGTACCATAAAGAAGGCAAGGCGGCCTTGCGAATTGGAAATGTCAGCTATCCGATCGACACGGGGCATGTTGTCCTTATTCCTCCCTATGTCGAGCATGATCATTACAAGGATACGAATGAGGAATCTATCTTTCTCTGGTGGCATTTTACGTTCCAGATCGCTGGTTTAATTGATGTGTTCCGGCTGTTTCAGCTGCCTCTCATCTTCAAGCTGGAGAATACGACCGAATTCGAGCAGGCATTCCTCCAATTTCAAAATTCCGCGACTTCCCGCAATGCAGCGCCAGGATTTCTTCCGACCCGCATTCTGGAGAAGGCCAAATCGCTGGAGCTGCTGTATCACATCCTCGTGTCGGCGATGAACGAGAATGCGGTTAACCGTCCTGATCCGCATACGAACAGCTTCCTGGAGATTTTAGCGCAAATGATTCAGCATCCCGAGCAAGAGCTGTCTCTCGGTAAAATAGCCCAAAAGGTACAGATGCACCCGACGTATGTCAGCAACCGCTTCAAAGAACTGTTCGGGAAGTCGCCGATCCAGGTTCACCGCGAGATGAGAGTGCTCAAAGCGAAGACGCTGCTTCGAACGAGCGACTTGTCCATCGGCGAGATTGCGCTTGCGGCAGGCTTCAGCGGAATCCCGACATTCAGCCGTCTATTCAAATCCTATGTAGGCGTCCCGCCGTCCCAATATCGGGAGCTCAACAAGCCGCTTGGCTTCCATACATGA